One genomic region from Dermacentor variabilis isolate Ectoservices chromosome 6, ASM5094787v1, whole genome shotgun sequence encodes:
- the LOC142584678 gene encoding uncharacterized protein LOC142584678, producing the protein MDVLGALLTLLLSSSCTAVPLPPKPTLEALYTDHQGLSLPEAGQPINTSADGSQSTFTPPAPTETTKLVNDAVLQSSVDITAAEPHHHTSIFPVPSMSVKNTTGDTVLSTAKMIGSEDVVSESKDKESTVVETLSYLQTTTQASLELDVLDYELSSLKNKSADRQVTTYSGSMLSAWVDVTTALPDPTGKKLLKPTGDPTLSKSSVVSVYKAPTSPYVVGEKETTTPMSLTVPKVTSRNQANNKDLHVLVEGPTTEELTSQVPPTANPNVTTHDYFGVQSLMWPTAVNIAFAVNSDAVNITTTESIQATTVLSSTLPPQNNEDFVQTSAPTAINISVEHESESNEDVDVERQLESLVSSPSPTTRPFTAQSQIIQPSTTDSSFSSNADLVEVATKQNSTLNESSVYHLVTSTPQTKEDGGNMPLTTSSDPVNCTSVFCTAEKMPHSLTGSPDIGTTVKHSATFQVNTSQNADDDASLSIVLPLENIKPSATAVTVSEAILELSTDSLEHTEIDNSSVVSFALETDNVTLAKTTSMPPMLVGTSTTANSSEVSMNPQNQSDSTSMLTQYVKMSTEATDYGQKAFQTTPSEDSISTVAETTTYSSFDTMLTSPSSHHRDTFPSAADHNTSTLNYDRESATELTPLQAMKNETVMDRLLPAAPSTAVDSVLSTTFLGDSVTNSDDLKMPNTTSAVENDEMPSSVGTGDPAEIPRMISGTTAAEVEGQQVLPELTHAPDESLPTQLFASEPTERFTLWKESDTAGGKLQTTQALSAVTQSSVSSDFSYASRDGLTSVVLEVTTTLPTNQGSSEKSEPVSPHTPACTSDITPVEEVTSPHVELSTSEKSTVSVAVPSEETTVMPRHGTLEGSTLAVLSTQVPAISSSEQTVKGTLPTCVPLEPPRSPTHEFRLVFNTSAEFSWEQVEALERRIQYFSNDSACPRRFARTAFALGPPHVLSWTDPSANASWCDRAAVDFLLHAMRANTGHPTPEVTRAFYPEFKVVAVELRYRGACADRRGTAPFPVAATAIGIALAASLVAGLVLWRALRLAPPRSRKLTVTGSSSTAQQQPPRDSFDLKQRRPALLPGENRALAGGTNGTPSKSPHTKPNPPFVVDTDFCYINPNFLEVVKPSPPPPPPYRRSLERRVRSLEAVPPAPPPRPPHGPRSTLGKHSKSQPPAEQDEGNCTSSSSGVESDAQPFGEAKSNESS; encoded by the coding sequence ATGGATGTGCTGGGGGCTTTGCTCACTCTCCTCCTGTCCAGCTCATGCACTGCTGTACCGCTGCCACCGAAGCCAACACTAGAAGCCCTCTACACCGACCATCAGGGGTTGAGCTTGCCAGAAGCAGGACAACCAATCAACACCAGTGCGGATGGCAGCCAGTCAACATTCACTCCACCGGCACCGACAGAAACAACAAAGTTAGTTAATGATGCTGTTTTGCAGAGTTCTGTGGACATCACAGCTGCCGAGCCCCACCACCACACTTCGATATTCCCTGTCCCCAGCATGTCTGTAAAGAACACTACGGGGGACACCGTTTTGTCAACTGCAAAGATGATAGGTAGTGAAGATGTTGTGAGTGAATCAAAAGACAAGGAATCCACGGTGGTGGAAACACTCTCCTATCTGCAAACTACTACACAAGCCTCTTTGGAATTGGATGTGCTTGATTATGAACTAAGCTCGCTCAAGAACAAGTCAGCGGATAGACAGGTGACCACATACTCTGGAAGTATGCTGTCGGCCTGGGTTGATGTGACAACTGCACTTCCTGATCCAACTGGGAAAAAGCTGCTGAAGCCAACCGGTGACCCTACACTGAGTAAATCATCAGTTGTAAGTGTGTATAAAGCACCCACATCACCATATGTTGTTGGTGAAAAGGAGACAACTACACCAATGTCATTAACAGTTCCTAAGGTTACCAGTCGTAACCAAGCTAATAACAAAGACCTGCATGTTTTAGTGGAAGGACCAACCACTGAAGAGCTTACAAGTCAAGTTCCACCAACTGCAAATCCTAATGTAACAACTCATGACTACTTTGGAGTACAAAGCCTGATGTGGCCTACTGCAGTGAATATTGCATTTGCTGTGAATTCTGATGCAGTAAACATTACAACCACAGAGTCAATTCAAGCAACCACAGTGTTGTCCAGCACTCTCCCACCTCAGAACAATGAGGATTTCGTGCAAACTTCAGCACCTACAGCAATAAACATTAGTGTGGAGCATGAATCTGAAAGCAATGAAGACGTAGATGTTGAACGTCAGTTAGAGAGTCTTGTGTCGTCACCAAGTCCAACCACGAGACCTTTCACTGCCCAAAGTCAGATCATCCAGCCTTCAACCACAGATTCTTCATTCTCATCAAATGCTGACTTGGTTGAAGTTGcaaccaagcaaaacagcacaTTAAATGAGAGCTCTGTCTACCATCTGGTGACCAGCACACCACAAACCAAGGAAGACGGAGGCAACATGCCACTAACAACATCGAGTGACCCAGTGAACTGCACATCAGTGTTTTGCACAGCTGAAAAAATGCCACACTCACTAACGGGCTCTCCTGATATAGGCACTACGGTTAAACACAGTGCTACATTTCAGGTGAATACAAGCCAAAATGCAGATGATGATGCATCTTTGAGCATTGTGCTACCTCTTGAGAATATAAAACCAAGTGCCACTGCTGTCACAGTGTCTGAAGCTATCCTGGAATTGAGCACAGACTCTCTGGAACACACTGAAATTGACAACTCGTCAGTGGTGAGTTTTGCTCTGGAAACCGATAATGTGACACTAGCCAAGACGACAAGCATGCCACCCATGTTGGTTGGCACATCAACAACGGCTAACTCGAGTGAAGTATCAATGAATCCGCAGAATCAGTCGGATTCAACTAGCATGCTAACACAGTATGTCAAGATGTCCACAGAGGCTACTGACTATGGGCAGAAAGCATTCCAAACAACGCCGTCAGAAGACAGCATATCAACTGTTGCAGAGACTACAACATACAGTTCCTTTGATACTATGCTCACATCACCATCCTCTCATCATAGAGACACATTTCCTTCGGCAGCTGACCACAACACATCGACTCTAAATTATGACAGAGAAAGCGCCACGGAGCTGACACCATTGCAAGCCATGAAAAATGAAACAGTAATGGATAGACTACTTCCTGCTGCACCAAGTACTGCAGTAGACTCAGTTTTAAGTACAACATTTTTGGGGGACAGTGTGACTAACTCTGATGATCTTAAAATGCCAAATACAACTAGCGCTGTTGAAAATGATGAGATGCCGAGTTCAGTAGGCACAGGTGACCCTGCAGAAATACCAAGAATGATTTCAGGCACTACTGCTGCAGAAGTAGAGGGACAGCAAGTGTTGCCAGAACTAACACATGCTCCCGATGAAAGCCTGCCGACACAACTGTTTGCGAGTGAACCAACAGAACGTTTTACACTGTGGAAGGAAAGTGATACTGCTGGGGGGAAGCTTCAAACAACTCAAGCTTTAAGTGCTGTCACACAAAGCAGTGTGTCGTCTGATTTCTCATACGCTTCAAGAGATGGACTCACTAGTGTTGTTTTGGAAGTAACAACTACACTACCCACAAACCAGGGCAGTTCAGAGAAGAGCGAGCCAGTTTCACCACATACTCCAGCTTGTACAAGCGACATCACTCCGGTAGAAGAGGTGACGTCACCACACGTGGAGCTGAGTACCTCAGAGAAGAGCACTGTTTCCGTAGCTGTGCCTTCTGAAGAGACAACGGTGATGCCAAGGCATGGAACCTTGGAAGGCAGCACTTTGGCTGTGCTTTCCACTCAAGTGCCTGCCATATCAAGTTCAGAACAAACAGTGAAAGGCACACTGCCAACCTGTGTGCCCTTGGAGCCGCCGCGGAGTCCAACGCACGAGTTCCGGCTGGTATTCAACACTTCAGCCGAGTTCTCCTGGGAGCAGGTGGAGGCCCTCGAGAGGCGTATCCAGTACTTTTCCAACGACAGTGCTTGCCCCCGCCGCTTTGCACGCACTGCGTTTGCCCTTGGGCCCCCGCATGTGCTCAGCTGGACTGACCCATCGGCCAACGCAAGCTGGTGCGATCGCGCTGCCGTAGACTTCCTGCTACATGCTATGCGTGCCAACACCGGCCACCCTACGCCCGAAGTGACAAGAGCTTTCTACCCAGAGTTTAAGGTTGTCGCTGTTGAGCTTCGTTACCGTGGTGCGTGTGCAGACCGCCGGGGCACTGCGCCCTTTCCAGTCGCGGCTACAGCCATTGGCATTGCCCTCGCTGCATCACTGGTGGCTGGCTTGGTCCTCTGGAGGGCACTGCGACTCGCACCCCCGCGGTCACGCAAGCTCACTGTCACTGGCAGCTCCTCCACAGCCCAACAGCAGCCACCTCGCGACTCGTTTGATCTGAAGCAGCGTCGGCCCGCACTCCTTCCGGGAGAGAACAGGGCACTGGCCGGTGGCACCAATGGCACCCCAAGTAAGAGTCCGCACACTAAGCCTAACCCCCCGTTTGTGGTCGACACGGACTTCTGTTACATCAATCCCAACTTTCTGGAGGTTGTGAAGCCctcgccgccaccaccaccgccctACCGGAGGTCACTTGAGAGGCGGGTGCGCAGCCTTGAGGCCGTGCCCCCTGCTCCACCCCCAAGGCCACCGCATGGTCCCCGCTCGACTCTTGGGAAGCACAGTAAGAGCCAACCACCGGCGGAGCAGGACGAAGGAAACTGCACGTCGTCCAGTTCTGGGGTCGAGTCGGACGCGCAACCGTTTGGGGAGGCCAAGTCCAATGAGAGCAGCTGA